GTAGTTGCCGACTTTGCGGACACTTCTAGATAGGGAGCCTTGAGAAAGGTATTGATGCCTGCGTAGTGGGGCAGTTCACCGCGAGAGAAGGTGGGGATAGTGCGATCGCGAATGCTTTCAGCCGCCTCTAAGCCAAACTGCAGCCCTTGATCCACTTCTTGCTGCCATCCGGTCAGCGGCAGTCGGGATTCTCGTTCTAGAGCCTGTTCAGCAACGCTCTCGCCCGGTTGAAAAACAGCATCGGGTTGTTGGAATAAAGGATCGTCAGTCATGATTCATCCGTCAGTAGGTCAAAGAATTGTATTTTTCTTTTTAAAGGAATATCTTTTCTGAATGTCCCAAATCGCTCCTCAACAGCATACATAAAACCCGGGGCAACAACTCATAGAGATACCGATCCCTACGACTGTTCCTCCCGGGCTTTTGTCCCGCCGTGTCACTAGATAAACAACCGAAGCACAACATTCGGCTCTAGGTTCTAGCTGCTTCTCTCGGACCAGACATTCATCGTTAAAAACGAGAACCGGAACCCTAGAAGCGATGATTTGTAATGATTAAAACTGAAATTTCATTGACTTGTTTACAACGCTAGCAAGACCTAAATCAAAGAACTGTAGCAAGCACTACTAAACCTAGCTTCAAGTCCCCTGGACAAGCACTGTAACCTGTTAGATGCCGTTGTTAGAATCGCCGATGGACACCAACCCCTTTAAGCCCGACTTCACCTGGGGAGCCGCTGCTGCGAGCTACCAGATTGAGGGAGCCGCCCATGCTGACGACAAAGGCTTGTCTGTATGGGATATTTTTTGTCAGCAACCGGGCAAAGTAGCTGGGGGCGACAATGGCGTCGTAGCCTGCGATCATTACCATCGCTCTATTGATGATGTGCAACTAATGAGTGAGATCGGTCTGCAGGCTTATCGACTCTCTATTTCTTGGCCACGAGTGCTCCCTGCGGGCGTCGGCACCGTTAACCAAGAAGGCTTAGACTTCTACGACCGTCTCGTTGATTGCCTGTTAAGCCACAACATTCAGCCCTGGGTAACGCTATTTCACTGGGACTATCCCTACGACCTCTACTGTCGCGGAGGCTGGCTCAATCGGGACAGCGCCGACTGGTTTGCAGACTATACCCAAGTGATAGTGGATAAGCTCTCAGACCGGGTGCAACACTGGATTCCACAAAACGAACCGCAGTGCTTTATTGGCCTCGGCCATCAGCAAGGCGAACATGCACCGGGCCTGAAATTAAGCCTGCGGGAAATGCTGCTGGCTGCCCACCATTCGTTTTTAGCCCACGGGAAATCAGTTCAGGTGATTCGTGACCGCGCCCAGCTTCCTCCGACTATTGGCACCGCGCTAGTGGGCATTGTGGCGATACCGGCCACCGACAGCCCCGCAGATATTGAGGCAGCCCGCAAAGCAACTCTGTCGGTCAAGGCCAAAAACTGCTGGAATAATACTTGGTTCGCCGATCCTATTTTGCGCGGCGAATATCCTGCTGATGGGCTGCAGCTTTTCCGGGAACATCTGCCTGAAATCAGCGCAGAGGATCTGAAGACGATGCACCAGCCCCTAGACTTTTATGGTCTCAATATTTATCAGGGCTATACCGTCACGGCAAAGCCAAATGGAGGGTACACGTTTGTTTCGCCTGCGGTGGGAGCGCCGCGTACGACGATGGATTGGCCGATTACGCCTGAGGCACTTTACTGGGGGCCAAAGTTTATCCATGAACGCTATCAGCTCCCAATTGCAATCACTGAGAATGGAATGGCGAACAGCGATTGGGTTCACCATGATGGTCAGGTCCATGATCCGCAGCGGATCGACTTTCTAAAGGGGTATTTGGGGGCTTTTGGAGATGCGATCGCATCTGGCATCCCTGCAAAGGGGTACTTCCTCTGGTCAATTATGGATAACTTTGAGTGGGCCTATGGCTACCAAAAGCGCTTCGGCATCATCCACGTTGACTACGGTACCCAGCAGCGAACGTTGAAAGATTCGGCTCACTGGTATAAACAGGTCATTGCTTCCCAGGGAGAAGTTTTGCGGCGCTGATGCGGGGTGCAAAATGACGGGAGTCCTGGTTGACTCGATTGTCATTGATAGATTTGAAGATGCGATCGCACTTGTCCGCCAGCATGATTAGATGAACCGGAGCGATAACAAGTCGGGCGTTCGCTTCGCTCATCCATGTCAACTTAACGCCTGGTTACCATAGACGTTAAAAATCGATCGCATGTCCAAGCAGTCTGACTATGGTCGCAACCCATCGAACAAAGAATTGAGAGAAGCTGAGCGAGTCCTCCAGCTTCATGCAGAACAGCAGAAAGCTCACCCCTCTGCGATCGCTTCAGATACCAGCAAACTCTCTCACATCAACACCTACGGTCGCCTGCCAGAGTACTACATCGACCAACCGTTCACCTGCCGACTCTGTGGCAAACGAGAAATCTGGAAAGCCGCATCCCAGAAATGGTATTACGAAGAAGCAAAAGGGCATATCGATGCAAAGGCTGTCGAGTGCCATTCCTGTCGCAAAGCAAAAAGGCAGAAATAGGCTCATTTTCAGCTCTAAATCGCAACAGTGTCTGTTTGATGCTGCAAAATCAACCGTTGGCGATGAATGTGTCGCAACTCAATAGCCTGGTCTGAAATCTTCTCAAGCATAAAGATTAAATGCTCAGGCCGCAGAATATTTCCGTCATTGCAGCAGGTGCCCACATATCGAACGCTCACTGGTTCCATTTGAGTTAGCTCCAGCTCAAGCAGGCGATCGCACAAATTAACAACCCGCTTCTTCCCAGATTTGGTCGTATGCTCAAAATTAATCTCAGTCGCCGCCTTAATTTGATCAATCCAACCCTGCCATTGTTCCGAGGTCCCAGACTCCTGAGAAGCGATCGTCAGTAAATATTCTGCCTGATGCACCGCCTGGGTTGCAGAGGGATCTGATAGCTCAATAGCATCGACTCGATAGATAGGAATGTCTGCAGGCAAACATTCCGCCAACGTTTGACGAAACTGATCAACCTCCATCATTTGGGTTAGCTCGAAGTCTACAATCTCGCAATTACTGGTTGCGCCGAGCGCTAAAGCATTGGCTGGGGCAATTCGAGGGCCGGGATGGAAACCGCCTGTGAAAGCGATGGGGATTTGCGATCGCCGCACCACCCGATCAAACAACCGCAGCAGATCTAAATGACTGACTAAAGACATATCGCCCTGCTTGCCAAACCAAACCCGCAGCCGCTGCACCCGATCTTTATTAGGGACAAAGTGGCCCGAAAACTCAGGGATTTCAGGGGGCGGCACCACGACGTTATGGCCGAAATCGATGCTGCAGACACCACAGTGAGAACAGCCTTCAAAGGCGCAGTCAGGTACAGTGGCAGCTTCCAACGCTCGCTGCAGATCATCCTTAAGCCACTGCTTATCAATTCCGGTATCAAGGTGGTCCCAAGGGAGAGGAAAGTCGAGTTTTGAGTCTTGAGTTTCGAGTTCTGAGTTGGGGTGTTGGGGTGTTGGAGTGGATGCATCGCCAGCTTCAGCGGGAGTAGAAGGATCGAAGATATTCCACTCACCGGTTTCAACTTGGCGATATTTCCAAGTGAGGTTAGCTTCTTCAATTGCATCCGTCCAAGCTTGAAATGCCTTGTCTAAGTTCTCCCACCAGGAATCCATACCCGCACCGAGTTCCCAGGCGCGACGGACCACTGGAGACAGACGGCGATCGCCACGCCCCACAAAATCTTCCATCGCAGAAATACGAACGTCAGTGAAGTTGACCTTCACTCCGCGAATCTGCCGGAACTCCGCAAATAATAGCTCTCGTTTACGCTTAAATTCCGTTGTGGAAACCGAATGCCACTGAAAAGGCGTATGGGGCTTCGGCGTGAAATTAGAGATAGTAACGTTGAAATTCAGACGTTTGCGGCCCTGAGCCTGACATTCTCGGCGCAGCCAGCGCAGCGTCTCAGCAATACCGATCACATCGGCATCCGTTTCACCAGGAAGCCCAATCATAAAATAGAGCTTTACCTTGCTCCAGCCCTGCTCACAGGCGGTTTTAATGCCCCTTAATAGCTCCTCATTGGTCAGACCCTTATTAATGATGTCTCGCATCCGCTGGGTACCGGCTTCAGGGGCGAAGGTAAGGCCAGTTTTGCGAGTACCGCCGATGATATTAGCAATATTTTCATCGAAGCGATCGACCCGCTGACTGGGCAGCGAGAGCGAAATATTCTGATCCTGGAGCCGATTTTTGATTTCCATCCCTACTGCGGGTAGAGCCAGATAGTCAGAACAGCTCAGCGATAGCAGCGAGAACTCGTTGTATCCGGTTTCTCGCATCCCCTTCTCAATGGCGTTGACAACCTGTTCAGGGTCCACATCCCGCGCTGGGCGAGTGAGCATTCCTGGCTGACAGAAGCGACAGCCACGGGTGCAGCCGCGTCTAACTTCTACCGTGAGGCGATCGTGAACCGTTTGCACATAGGGCACCAAACCAATGGAGTACTCCGGCATGGGGTCGGCCACCCGCCTGAGGATGCGTTTTGGTACACCGGGTCGATTGGGGTGGACCGAGCCGTCATCAGCCATGTCGTAGAACTGCGGCACATAAACCCCTGGCACTTGGGCTAGATCCAGCAGGAGGGCTTCTCGACTGAGTCCCGCTGCTTTTCCTTCTTCTAAAATGAGGCCGATCTCAGACAGCAGTTCTTCGCCATCACCGAGGGCAACGAAATCGAAGAAATCAGCATAGGGTTCTGGGTTAGAGGTAGCGGTCTGGCCCCCCGCAAAAATCAGTGGATAGCTTTTGTTAGGATCCATTGCTCGTTCGGCCCAAGTCAACGGAATATTAGCCAAATCCAGCATTTCGAGGATGTTGGTAGCTCCGAGTTCGTAGCTGAGGCTAAAGCCGAGGATGTCGTAGTCGATGAGGGGACGCTTGGACTCTACGGCAAACAGGGAGGTGTTTGTGTCGCGGAGTTTTGTTGCGAGATCGAGAGCGGGGAGATAGGCGCGATCGCAAAGCTGTCTCGGCTGCGCATTAAGAATGTTGTATAGAATAATGTGCCCTAAGTTTGAAGCCCCTACCTCATAAATCTCAGGATAGGTCAGCACCCAGCGAACATTGGCACTCTCCCAAGGCTTATGCACAGCCCCTAACTCATTACCTAAGTAACGAGCAGGCTTCATGATTTCAGGGGTCAACAAAGATTGAACGGCAACAGCCACGGCAAGACTCAATTAAAAAACAAGGCCGACCCAGAAGGATCTCAAATCTACTATATCCATGTTCGGCAGAAGGCTGGAGATAAAGATGAAGGACTTCCACGTTTCACAAATTGCTCCCAGCAATAGGGCACCCTAAACTCACAGAGCGCTTGAGCTATCGTGGAGTCGAGGACATCAGGGTAAAAAGATGGTTAATAACGGAACAGCTTATCTTTTCTGGCTGGCTTTCTTTTTTGGATTGGGTGGTATCCAGCGATTCTATCTGGGTAAACCTATCAGTGGTGTCTTATATCTTTGCACCTTGGGGTTTTTTGGCGTCGGACAACTGCTCGATATTGCCCTCATCCCCGGTATGGTAGATGAGAAAAACACAAAATACCGGGCACTGTATGGCTCTCCACATCAAACAGCAGTCCCTCAAGTTGTAGTGAATGTGGGTGAGGGGTATCACAACACCACGTCCCCAGCCTTCACCGAGCTACCGACAGCAAACACCGCTAACAAGCGCTTAGACGTTAGCGTTCTCAAAATTTGTCGAGATCTTGGTGGGGCAACAATGAGCGATTGCGTTATCGAAACCGAAGCCGATCCTGAAGAGATTAAAGCTATTGTCCACCGCCTCAGCGTTGATGGCCTGCTCAGCATTGATAACCGAGAGCCAGATGGCGCAATTATTTATCACGCTGTCTAGAAAGCCTCTCTGAGGCAACAGTAGTTCTGCCATTGCCTTGGCAAACAAACAAGAGGGCCGTAGTGTGACTTACGGCCCTCAATAATAATCCAGCCTTTCATGGAACCTAATTATCGTCGCTGTATTTGCTGTCGCAAAGTTGCGCCCAAACAAGAGTTCTGGCGAGTCGTTAGAGTCCATCCTGACCGATCAGTGCAGCTCGATCACGGTATGGGGCGCTCAGCTTATCTCTGTGCTCAAGCTGACTGTCTTAGACTCGCGCAAAAGAAAAATCGCTTGGGTCGTGCACTTAGAGCATCAGTCCCAGATTCGATCTATCAAACGCTGCAAGAGAGACTCACAGAAGGCGACAGAATATTAAAGCCATTACCGGTAAGCAAAAATTAAACAGATCAATCGAGATTATTTGAATTTCACCAGAGTTTAAAAGACCTGTTAAGCCATTAAAAATAATTAAGGTATCTAAATATTTCCAGGCGCCATAATGGCAGACTTGGATACCCTGTTTTTCGTTGACAGCAGCTCTGAACAAGCCATTCCGATCGAATTCTTGAGCATAGATATGGAAGCGCTGTAGAAATTATGATTGCATCACAATTGACTTTTGATTCAGAAATAGTATGATAATACCCGGTGAACTGCATTATCAAATCAGCAAAGTTTTTGCTGGTCCTAATTTCTATGGGGTTAGAAAAGGGGCGCACCTGTATTACCTTCCAGAATAAGTACTAGAGCAACTTTAGTGGCTTTTACTTATGCGGGAAGAGGCAGGCAATATTTTGCATATTTATTTTTTGAACTGAATATAAAAAAGACGGAAATTAATATCTGTAGATATTGATTTAATTTTTTCGAGTAGCTATTTTTTCTGTGCTATCGAAAATTTTCTGTGCGTCTTGATTTCAAAGAAAGTTTTTCTGAGAATTAAGTACAGGTATGTATACTTTTCTTTTCGTCCAAAATCCTAAAGGTAAGAGTTCAGAAGCGGAACTCAAACGCTGGGCAAATCTAACAAAGAAATGGATGCCATCTTTAGACACCTCTCTTACGAAAAGGGTCTGCTGGCTACCTGATGTTAGTGCTGGTTGGTTTTATTTACAGCCAACAGTTGACGT
The Acaryochloris thomasi RCC1774 genome window above contains:
- a CDS encoding TIGR03960 family B12-binding radical SAM protein produces the protein MAVAVQSLLTPEIMKPARYLGNELGAVHKPWESANVRWVLTYPEIYEVGASNLGHIILYNILNAQPRQLCDRAYLPALDLATKLRDTNTSLFAVESKRPLIDYDILGFSLSYELGATNILEMLDLANIPLTWAERAMDPNKSYPLIFAGGQTATSNPEPYADFFDFVALGDGEELLSEIGLILEEGKAAGLSREALLLDLAQVPGVYVPQFYDMADDGSVHPNRPGVPKRILRRVADPMPEYSIGLVPYVQTVHDRLTVEVRRGCTRGCRFCQPGMLTRPARDVDPEQVVNAIEKGMRETGYNEFSLLSLSCSDYLALPAVGMEIKNRLQDQNISLSLPSQRVDRFDENIANIIGGTRKTGLTFAPEAGTQRMRDIINKGLTNEELLRGIKTACEQGWSKVKLYFMIGLPGETDADVIGIAETLRWLRRECQAQGRKRLNFNVTISNFTPKPHTPFQWHSVSTTEFKRKRELLFAEFRQIRGVKVNFTDVRISAMEDFVGRGDRRLSPVVRRAWELGAGMDSWWENLDKAFQAWTDAIEEANLTWKYRQVETGEWNIFDPSTPAEAGDASTPTPQHPNSELETQDSKLDFPLPWDHLDTGIDKQWLKDDLQRALEAATVPDCAFEGCSHCGVCSIDFGHNVVVPPPEIPEFSGHFVPNKDRVQRLRVWFGKQGDMSLVSHLDLLRLFDRVVRRSQIPIAFTGGFHPGPRIAPANALALGATSNCEIVDFELTQMMEVDQFRQTLAECLPADIPIYRVDAIELSDPSATQAVHQAEYLLTIASQESGTSEQWQGWIDQIKAATEINFEHTTKSGKKRVVNLCDRLLELELTQMEPVSVRYVGTCCNDGNILRPEHLIFMLEKISDQAIELRHIHRQRLILQHQTDTVAI
- a CDS encoding YlxR family protein; the encoded protein is MEPNYRRCICCRKVAPKQEFWRVVRVHPDRSVQLDHGMGRSAYLCAQADCLRLAQKKNRLGRALRASVPDSIYQTLQERLTEGDRILKPLPVSKN
- a CDS encoding zinc-ribbon domain containing protein — encoded protein: MSKQSDYGRNPSNKELREAERVLQLHAEQQKAHPSAIASDTSKLSHINTYGRLPEYYIDQPFTCRLCGKREIWKAASQKWYYEEAKGHIDAKAVECHSCRKAKRQK
- a CDS encoding GH1 family beta-glucosidase, which encodes MDTNPFKPDFTWGAAAASYQIEGAAHADDKGLSVWDIFCQQPGKVAGGDNGVVACDHYHRSIDDVQLMSEIGLQAYRLSISWPRVLPAGVGTVNQEGLDFYDRLVDCLLSHNIQPWVTLFHWDYPYDLYCRGGWLNRDSADWFADYTQVIVDKLSDRVQHWIPQNEPQCFIGLGHQQGEHAPGLKLSLREMLLAAHHSFLAHGKSVQVIRDRAQLPPTIGTALVGIVAIPATDSPADIEAARKATLSVKAKNCWNNTWFADPILRGEYPADGLQLFREHLPEISAEDLKTMHQPLDFYGLNIYQGYTVTAKPNGGYTFVSPAVGAPRTTMDWPITPEALYWGPKFIHERYQLPIAITENGMANSDWVHHDGQVHDPQRIDFLKGYLGAFGDAIASGIPAKGYFLWSIMDNFEWAYGYQKRFGIIHVDYGTQQRTLKDSAHWYKQVIASQGEVLRR
- a CDS encoding TM2 domain-containing protein, producing the protein MVNNGTAYLFWLAFFFGLGGIQRFYLGKPISGVLYLCTLGFFGVGQLLDIALIPGMVDEKNTKYRALYGSPHQTAVPQVVVNVGEGYHNTTSPAFTELPTANTANKRLDVSVLKICRDLGGATMSDCVIETEADPEEIKAIVHRLSVDGLLSIDNREPDGAIIYHAV